The Leguminivora glycinivorella isolate SPB_JAAS2020 chromosome 1, LegGlyc_1.1, whole genome shotgun sequence genome includes a region encoding these proteins:
- the LOC125233685 gene encoding dynein light chain Tctex-type 1-like isoform X1: MAAQQDDDEEDRVFNVEEVQKIIRDTIELILGGNMYSHSRTPQWIGLITDKTMARIAKLNKPFKYIFRITITQKNGSGLHTAAAYFWDTVTDGTCTVRWENKYMYCIVNVWALALQI; the protein is encoded by the exons atggctGCACAACAAGACGATGACGAAGAG GATCGGGTCTTCAACGTGGAAGAAGTACAGAAAATAATTAGAGACACGATAGAGCTTATTCTTGGCGGAAACATGTACAGTCATTCAAGAACACCTCAATGGATTGGTTTAATTACCGACAAAACAATGGCAAGGATTGCAAAGCTTAATAAGCCCTTCAAGTATATTT TTCGGATTACAATAACCCAGAAGAATGGTAGTGGTTTGCATACGGCTGCCGCATATTTTTGGGATACGGTCACGGATGGGACATGTACAGTACGTTGGGAGAACAAgtatatgtattgtattgttaatgTTTGGGCTTTAGCATTgcagatttaa
- the LOC125233685 gene encoding dynein light chain Tctex-type 1-like isoform X2 yields MAAQQDDDEEDRVFNVEEVQKIIRDTIELILGGNMYSHSRTPQWIGLITDKTMARIAKLNKPFKYI; encoded by the exons atggctGCACAACAAGACGATGACGAAGAG GATCGGGTCTTCAACGTGGAAGAAGTACAGAAAATAATTAGAGACACGATAGAGCTTATTCTTGGCGGAAACATGTACAGTCATTCAAGAACACCTCAATGGATTGGTTTAATTACCGACAAAACAATGGCAAGGATTGCAAAGCTTAATAAGCCCTTCAAGTATATTT GA